A segment of the Echinicola strongylocentroti genome:
GGACAGTCACTTTTTGCCAGCCATGGAAATGAACTGTGTGGAGAAACACGTAGCCGCACGGGTAAAGGAAAAGTTTGATGACCGGATCATCACCATTGGCAGGGCCGCACATGCTACGGAGGCCATCCATGGTCGAGGACCATGTCAATATCGAAACCTCTGTGCTAGGGGCTGTCCTTTTGGTGGGTATTTTAGCAGTAACTCTGCTACACTTCCCGCCGCCATGCAGACAGGAAATATGACTTTGCGTCCTTATTCTATCGTGACGGAAGTCCTGTACGACAAGGAAAGTGGCAAAGCAAAGGGGGTGCGTATCATGGACTCCGAAACCAAAGAATACACGGAGTATTATGCCAAGATTGTATTCTTGAATGCATCTACTTTGGGATCCGCTTATATATTGCTGAATTCAGTTTCAGATGCATTCCCTAATGGCTTGGGAAATGGTAGTGAACAAGTGGGACATAACCTGATGGACCATCACTTTGGCGTGGGTGCTTCAGGATCCATTGAAGGCTTTGGTGATAAATATTATTATGGCCGCAGGCCAAATGGCATCTATGTGCCACGCTTTAGAAATATCAGTGAAGCGACCAAGCGGGAAGATTATGTGCGAGGCTTTGGTTATCAGGGGGGAGCTAGCCGTGGTCGTGGTCAGGGCGGTCCTGCCGGTGTTGGCGCTGACTTTAAGCTTTCCAAAACCCAACCAAATGAAAATTGGCGCTTTGGGATTGGCTCTTGGGGTGAGCATTTGCCCTATTACGAAAATAAGGTGAGCCTTAATCACGACAAGCTGGATGCTTATGGGCTCCCTACTTTGGATGTAGATTGCGAATTCAAGGAAAACGAGCTGGCCATGCGTAAAGATATGCGCCAGAGTGCTATAGACATCCTAGAGGCAGCCGGAGCCAAAAACATCAGCTCCTACGACAGTGCTCCACCTCCGGGACATTGTATACATGAGATGGGCACAATCAGAATGGGGCGCGATCCCAAGACTTCTGTGCTCAATGGCTATAATCAGATGCACGAAGTGCCCAATGTATTTGTCACGGATGGTTCTTTTATGGCATCCTCAGCTTGCCAAAACCCGTCATTGACCTATATGGCTTTTACAGCAAGGGCCTGTGACCATGCAGTAAAAGAACTGAAGAAGCAGAATTTGTAAATAAATTTTCTTTATGGCCATGGATAAGATGGATGGGTATACGCCATGCGTTTTATCTGTGGCTTTTTATTTTAATGTATAACGCCTTATACCCAATGACCCGTTCATCTGCAAAAGTCCTATCGGTTACAATGACCATATTCCTGAGTGTATTTGGAATCTGTATGGCGCAAGTAAATGATGATCCAGCCATCGTGCTTTCTTCGATTAGAGGAGAGCAAAGTAAGGTGGATACAGTGGTTTTCCGGCTTGGTGAGCATGCTTTGGATAAGGTAGAAGTGACCTATTTAGGCGATCAAGCAGACCTTTTTTCGACAAATAAACTCAAAACCATAGATGATAAATTGATCGTCTC
Coding sequences within it:
- a CDS encoding GMC oxidoreductase, whose protein sequence is MNLNIKADKENTYDAIVVGSGISGGWAAKELCEKGLKTLVLERGRKVDHIKDYPTTNLNPWELDHRGWATNDSKEKHPIQSRCYAFGEDTQQFWVDDLENPYNEVKPFNWLRGYHVGGRSLMWGRQCYRLSDIDFEANAKDGHGVDWPVRYKDLAPWYTYVEKFAGISGQAEGLPQLPDSHFLPAMEMNCVEKHVAARVKEKFDDRIITIGRAAHATEAIHGRGPCQYRNLCARGCPFGGYFSSNSATLPAAMQTGNMTLRPYSIVTEVLYDKESGKAKGVRIMDSETKEYTEYYAKIVFLNASTLGSAYILLNSVSDAFPNGLGNGSEQVGHNLMDHHFGVGASGSIEGFGDKYYYGRRPNGIYVPRFRNISEATKREDYVRGFGYQGGASRGRGQGGPAGVGADFKLSKTQPNENWRFGIGSWGEHLPYYENKVSLNHDKLDAYGLPTLDVDCEFKENELAMRKDMRQSAIDILEAAGAKNISSYDSAPPPGHCIHEMGTIRMGRDPKTSVLNGYNQMHEVPNVFVTDGSFMASSACQNPSLTYMAFTARACDHAVKELKKQNL